The following coding sequences lie in one Natrarchaeobius halalkaliphilus genomic window:
- a CDS encoding PGF-CTERM-anchored ABC transporter substrate-binding protein, whose amino-acid sequence MQYGRVLLVVALLIVATTVPVVGAGASPSAAADPAPSVAQSIDATCEYPLERTDARGETISLEAEPDEVVTLYPGDAQLAFQIGAEDRVVGMPVGQYTDGLEAGDRTDISADDGVTPVAEEIVALDPDVVLAANVALTDEDFIEQLEDAGIAVYVLDTATSVDDVRENVEVAGELTGTCDGAEETVAWMDDRLAVIEDALEDVDEPLAYYVSDDEGTTPGTETFQHDVLTSAGLENVAERAGIDDWQTISAEVVVEEDPDWIVYPDWIDEPPVEEGIEATTAMEDGNVVSVDDNAMSQPAPEIVHVVTALLETVHPDVYADLEADLDSIDERYDVDTEVGTEDVISDVGYETDDEPSADDGSDSSDDAQDATDEAEALDGEDDDEGAFPVPGFGIVATVIVLCSILAVYGLRSE is encoded by the coding sequence ATGCAATACGGACGTGTCCTCCTGGTCGTCGCACTCCTGATCGTCGCAACGACAGTTCCCGTCGTGGGTGCTGGCGCGAGTCCGAGCGCGGCGGCCGATCCCGCCCCCAGTGTCGCACAGTCGATCGACGCCACCTGCGAGTATCCACTCGAGCGCACCGACGCACGTGGGGAGACGATCTCGCTCGAGGCCGAACCCGACGAGGTCGTGACGCTCTACCCTGGTGATGCACAACTCGCCTTCCAGATCGGGGCCGAAGACCGCGTCGTCGGGATGCCGGTCGGTCAGTACACGGACGGACTCGAGGCCGGAGATCGAACCGATATCAGCGCCGACGATGGCGTGACGCCGGTGGCAGAAGAGATCGTCGCGCTCGATCCCGACGTCGTTCTGGCGGCGAACGTCGCACTCACAGACGAGGACTTCATCGAGCAACTCGAGGATGCGGGAATCGCGGTGTACGTCCTGGATACGGCGACGTCGGTCGACGACGTCCGCGAGAACGTCGAAGTGGCCGGCGAGCTAACCGGCACCTGTGACGGTGCCGAGGAAACGGTCGCGTGGATGGACGACCGACTCGCGGTGATCGAGGACGCGCTCGAAGACGTAGACGAGCCACTCGCGTACTACGTCAGCGACGACGAGGGAACCACGCCGGGAACCGAGACGTTCCAGCACGACGTCCTGACGAGCGCCGGACTCGAGAACGTCGCAGAGCGTGCTGGTATCGATGACTGGCAGACGATCAGTGCGGAAGTCGTAGTCGAAGAAGACCCGGATTGGATCGTCTATCCGGACTGGATCGACGAACCGCCAGTCGAAGAGGGAATCGAAGCGACGACGGCGATGGAAGACGGGAACGTCGTTTCGGTCGACGACAACGCGATGAGCCAGCCCGCTCCCGAAATCGTCCACGTCGTCACGGCTCTCCTCGAAACGGTTCATCCCGACGTGTACGCAGACCTGGAAGCCGATCTCGATTCGATCGACGAACGGTACGACGTCGACACGGAGGTCGGTACTGAGGACGTGATCTCCGACGTCGGCTACGAGACGGACGACGAACCGAGCGCTGACGACGGATCGGACTCCTCGGACGACGCACAGGATGCCACCGATGAGGCGGAGGCGCTCGACGGCGAGGACGACGATGAAGGGGCCTTCCCGGTCCCCGGGTTCGGCATCGTCGCCACAGTGATTGTTCTGTGTTCGATTCTGGCAGTGTACGGATTGCGGTCCGAGTGA
- the btuC gene encoding vitamin B12 ABC transporter permease BtuC, which translates to MMRPVRTLSWTVGLVIVLIIVAIASAALGPVTIDAVVVAKAVLNAITVPTGLTMEEPVTVPGFGWTVHGPRLEYAAVFGFDVPETHQTIVADIRLPRIVLASVVGFALAAAGTVMQGFFRNPLADPSIIGVSSGAAAGAVAAIAFPALVPFGGLHLSAFVGALVTAFLVYAIATDGGRTPVATLLLAGVAIQAFLGAMISYMLVHSGDDLRQAIIWMMGHLHNSTWSDVGFALPVTLVGVLVLFAYTRELNVLLLGEEDAHHLGVDVERTKLLLLALASVVTAAGVAVAGVIGFVGLVVPHIMRLIVGPDHRILLPTSALAGASFLVATDTIARAGPAEVPVGIVTAALGAPFFLFLLVRREVHSV; encoded by the coding sequence ATGATGCGGCCGGTCCGAACGCTGTCGTGGACCGTCGGCCTGGTGATCGTCCTGATCATCGTAGCGATCGCCAGCGCCGCTCTCGGGCCGGTCACGATCGACGCGGTCGTGGTCGCAAAGGCCGTGTTGAACGCGATCACCGTGCCGACGGGGCTTACGATGGAGGAGCCGGTAACCGTCCCTGGTTTCGGATGGACCGTTCACGGCCCTCGCCTCGAGTACGCGGCCGTCTTCGGGTTCGACGTACCAGAAACGCACCAGACGATCGTGGCCGACATTCGACTACCGCGAATCGTCCTCGCGAGCGTCGTCGGGTTCGCGCTTGCGGCCGCCGGAACGGTCATGCAGGGGTTCTTCCGAAACCCGCTCGCGGATCCGTCGATCATCGGCGTCTCGTCGGGAGCCGCAGCGGGTGCAGTCGCCGCCATCGCGTTTCCGGCGCTCGTTCCGTTCGGGGGCCTCCACCTCTCCGCGTTCGTCGGTGCGCTCGTCACGGCGTTTCTCGTCTACGCGATCGCGACCGACGGCGGCCGAACGCCGGTCGCGACGCTGTTGCTGGCGGGCGTCGCGATCCAGGCGTTTCTCGGCGCGATGATCTCGTACATGCTCGTCCACAGCGGCGACGATCTCAGACAGGCGATCATCTGGATGATGGGGCACCTGCACAACAGTACCTGGAGCGACGTCGGGTTCGCGCTTCCGGTTACGCTGGTCGGCGTTCTCGTTCTCTTCGCGTATACCCGGGAACTGAACGTCCTGTTGCTCGGTGAGGAAGACGCCCACCATCTCGGCGTCGACGTCGAGCGGACGAAGCTCCTCTTGCTCGCACTCGCAAGCGTCGTCACCGCAGCCGGCGTCGCCGTCGCCGGCGTCATCGGATTCGTCGGCCTCGTCGTTCCCCACATCATGCGACTCATCGTCGGTCCCGATCACCGGATCTTGCTCCCGACGAGCGCGCTGGCCGGCGCTTCGTTTCTGGTCGCGACCGATACGATCGCTCGAGCCGGCCCCGCCGAAGTCCCGGTCGGAATCGTAACGGCCGCACTCGGCGCGCCGTTTTTCCTGTTCTTGCTCGTACGAAGGGAGGTGCACTCGGTATGA
- a CDS encoding H/ACA ribonucleoprotein complex subunit GAR1 encodes MRRVGSVVRTAQGLAILRTDDTDESGVSERRGTDDEYRGEIGTVVIDDSLEKVGRVVDVFGPVDRPYLAVTPDDGVHLPSLVSSTLYAR; translated from the coding sequence ATGCGTCGGGTTGGTTCCGTCGTCAGGACGGCTCAGGGACTCGCGATCCTCCGGACGGACGACACGGACGAGAGTGGGGTTAGCGAACGTCGTGGGACGGACGACGAGTATCGAGGCGAAATCGGAACCGTCGTCATCGACGACTCGCTCGAGAAAGTCGGCCGCGTCGTCGACGTGTTCGGTCCGGTCGACAGACCGTACCTGGCTGTGACGCCGGACGACGGCGTTCATCTCCCCTCGCTGGTCAGTTCGACGCTGTACGCCCGCTAG
- the srp19 gene encoding signal recognition particle subunit SRP19 encodes MVENVIWPAYLDVELSRAEGRRVSGELAVDEPTVDEIAKAVQQIGYDATIERDKAYSREPWAERGRVVVRGADDSSKTDLVQAVAAYVVAMRD; translated from the coding sequence ATGGTCGAGAACGTCATCTGGCCCGCCTATCTCGATGTGGAACTCTCGCGGGCCGAGGGACGCCGTGTATCAGGGGAGTTGGCAGTCGACGAACCGACGGTCGACGAGATCGCGAAAGCGGTCCAACAGATCGGTTACGACGCCACGATCGAACGCGACAAAGCCTACTCGAGAGAGCCCTGGGCCGAGCGCGGTCGCGTCGTCGTTCGCGGAGCCGACGACTCCTCGAAAACCGACCTCGTTCAGGCCGTCGCGGCGTACGTCGTCGCGATGCGGGACTGA
- a CDS encoding phosphatase PAP2 family protein, giving the protein MRLEYLWDETTNEIVRDAVGPAAPAFELLTHLGDGAVLLVAGILIYWFGARGNRRKRAFVIAVGTAALALSAGMKGIMEIPRPELAFSPDGYPGFTFPSAHAMGAAAFYGALAVSMERGTKGIRYLMAGAIITVVAVSRVVMGVHYAGDVVVGVGLGLALVGVGLWVREEELFDPGPLFLIATAIAVVAALLGSRVFVTLTLGASIGGTIGWYYVRNRRTTTVGASILVLGLVGIGGIIALRGLSALIGYGVSGGTNTTGVLVLEVIAYATLTATVMAVPHFGLRIEQRPSVRWLQETLPFRGRIIGPEKSFTRDD; this is encoded by the coding sequence ATGAGACTCGAGTATCTGTGGGACGAAACGACGAACGAGATCGTACGCGACGCGGTCGGGCCGGCCGCACCAGCGTTCGAACTACTCACTCACCTCGGAGACGGGGCCGTATTGCTCGTTGCTGGAATCCTCATCTACTGGTTCGGCGCGCGAGGGAACCGTCGAAAGCGCGCCTTCGTAATCGCCGTGGGGACGGCAGCGCTTGCCCTCTCTGCGGGCATGAAAGGGATCATGGAGATTCCACGTCCGGAACTCGCGTTTTCGCCGGACGGCTATCCAGGGTTTACCTTTCCAAGCGCTCACGCGATGGGGGCAGCGGCGTTCTACGGTGCGCTGGCAGTAAGTATGGAACGCGGTACCAAGGGGATTCGGTATCTTATGGCAGGTGCAATTATCACGGTTGTTGCCGTTTCTCGCGTAGTGATGGGTGTCCACTACGCAGGTGATGTCGTCGTTGGCGTCGGTCTCGGACTGGCGCTGGTCGGCGTGGGGCTCTGGGTTCGCGAAGAAGAGCTGTTCGATCCCGGTCCGCTCTTTCTCATCGCGACGGCCATCGCCGTGGTCGCCGCGCTGTTGGGGTCGCGCGTGTTCGTGACGCTGACTCTCGGAGCGTCGATTGGTGGAACGATCGGCTGGTACTACGTCCGAAATCGCCGGACCACGACCGTGGGAGCGTCGATACTCGTTCTCGGTCTCGTGGGAATCGGTGGAATCATCGCGTTGCGTGGGCTTTCCGCCCTGATCGGCTACGGTGTATCCGGCGGAACCAACACCACCGGCGTGCTCGTTCTCGAGGTGATCGCCTACGCGACGCTCACCGCGACAGTGATGGCAGTCCCCCATTTCGGACTCCGGATCGAACAACGGCCGAGCGTTCGGTGGCTCCAGGAGACGCTTCCGTTCCGCGGCCGCATTATCGGACCGGAAAAATCATTCACTCGAGACGACTGA
- a CDS encoding BolA/IbaG family iron-sulfur metabolism protein encodes MKPAAVEEIIESKLDDCEATVTYARDEHDDDHLAATVVSPAFDGIPLVQQHETVYDALDGHMTTDIHALELSTYTPNEYDDLE; translated from the coding sequence ATGAAGCCAGCAGCGGTCGAGGAAATCATCGAATCGAAACTCGACGATTGCGAGGCGACGGTCACGTACGCGCGTGACGAACACGACGACGATCATCTGGCGGCCACGGTCGTCTCGCCGGCGTTCGATGGGATTCCGTTGGTCCAACAACACGAGACGGTTTACGACGCGCTCGACGGACACATGACCACCGACATCCACGCACTCGAACTTTCGACGTACACGCCGAACGAGTACGACGACCTCGAGTGA
- a CDS encoding PH domain-containing protein, protein MESLHPRIRILWIAQWAITAGILGLMAAGVDRFIVDVPLSVQGGIVAVGIVLATVYALRLYQVWQFELQPDALYLERGVVTFVETAVPFVRVQHVDTQFGPIERVLGLSSVVVYTAGSRNADVRVPGLTPDRARELQDTLRELAVESEADDAV, encoded by the coding sequence ATGGAATCGCTTCATCCTCGAATACGAATTCTCTGGATCGCTCAGTGGGCGATCACGGCGGGCATACTCGGCCTGATGGCGGCCGGCGTCGACCGGTTCATCGTCGACGTTCCGCTCTCCGTACAGGGCGGGATCGTCGCCGTGGGGATCGTCCTCGCGACGGTGTACGCGCTTCGCTTGTATCAGGTCTGGCAGTTCGAACTACAGCCCGACGCACTGTATCTCGAACGGGGCGTCGTCACGTTCGTCGAGACCGCAGTCCCCTTCGTTCGCGTCCAGCACGTCGATACCCAGTTCGGTCCGATCGAACGCGTTCTGGGTCTCTCGAGCGTCGTCGTCTATACGGCGGGCTCGCGCAACGCCGACGTCCGAGTGCCCGGGCTGACGCCGGATCGCGCCCGCGAGTTACAGGATACCCTTCGCGAGCTTGCAGTCGAGAGTGAAGCCGACGACGCCGTCTAA
- the cysS gene encoding cysteine--tRNA ligase, producing the protein MTLHVTNTLTGQIERFEPQDPENVLLYYCGLTVSDPPHLGHARSWVHVDVMHRWLEYLGYDVRHVENFTDVNEKIVARVGEDDLGGDEADVAETYIERTIADMRSLNLLRAEVYPRVSEHVPEIVDLVETLIEKGYAYESNGSVYFDVASFDEYGTLSNQELEEIESQGEPDERSEKRHPADFALWKAGGVDEDAVREHRHECVDHGGEPPTGQTWDSPWGDGRPGWHIECSAMSMTHLGETLDIHVGGRDLVFPHHENEIAQSEAATGRRFANYWLHCELFQMDDEKMSSSLGNFVTVEEAVSNWGTNVLRTFLTAGSYNSKQLYSDETIAEAEERWGHLERGYESAVETLDSADARTNVEDDGLRTAVSIARDEFTAAMNDDFNTREAQSALLSVATAINRHLEDGPISDSNGESRDEYRGFDYRGLRRAVETLEELGNVLGLSFVGETSGTATLAGDVVELVLDVRERERDDGNYERADELRDELEALGIEVQDTDEGATYRLPSGK; encoded by the coding sequence ATGACGCTGCACGTGACGAACACGTTAACGGGCCAGATCGAACGGTTCGAGCCACAGGACCCCGAAAACGTTCTCCTCTATTACTGTGGCCTGACCGTCTCGGATCCGCCCCACCTGGGTCACGCGCGGTCGTGGGTCCACGTCGACGTCATGCACCGCTGGCTCGAGTATCTCGGCTACGACGTTCGTCACGTCGAGAACTTCACCGACGTCAACGAGAAGATCGTCGCACGCGTCGGTGAGGACGACCTCGGCGGGGACGAAGCCGACGTCGCCGAGACGTACATCGAGCGGACGATCGCGGATATGCGCTCGCTCAACCTCCTCAGAGCGGAAGTTTACCCACGCGTCTCCGAGCACGTCCCCGAAATCGTGGATCTCGTCGAAACGTTGATCGAGAAGGGATACGCCTACGAGTCGAACGGCTCGGTCTACTTCGACGTGGCGAGCTTCGACGAGTACGGAACGCTCTCGAATCAGGAACTCGAAGAGATCGAATCCCAGGGAGAGCCGGACGAGCGGTCCGAGAAACGACATCCGGCCGACTTCGCGCTCTGGAAAGCCGGTGGCGTCGACGAGGACGCCGTCCGCGAACATCGACACGAGTGCGTCGATCACGGTGGCGAGCCACCGACCGGACAGACCTGGGACTCACCATGGGGAGATGGTCGTCCCGGTTGGCACATCGAGTGCTCAGCGATGAGCATGACACACCTCGGTGAAACGCTCGACATCCACGTTGGCGGCCGGGATCTCGTCTTCCCCCATCACGAAAACGAAATCGCCCAATCCGAAGCCGCGACCGGCAGACGGTTCGCCAACTACTGGCTTCACTGCGAGCTGTTTCAGATGGACGATGAGAAGATGTCCTCCAGTCTCGGTAACTTCGTCACCGTCGAGGAGGCCGTCAGCAATTGGGGAACGAACGTCCTTCGAACGTTCCTGACGGCGGGTTCGTACAACAGCAAACAGCTCTATTCCGACGAGACGATTGCCGAAGCTGAAGAACGCTGGGGACATCTCGAGCGCGGCTACGAATCCGCAGTCGAGACACTCGACTCGGCCGACGCACGGACGAACGTCGAGGACGACGGCCTTCGAACGGCGGTTTCGATCGCTCGCGATGAGTTCACGGCCGCGATGAACGACGATTTCAACACGCGCGAGGCGCAGTCAGCGCTGTTGTCGGTCGCGACCGCTATCAATCGCCATCTGGAGGACGGGCCGATATCGGACAGCAACGGCGAGAGCCGTGACGAATACCGTGGCTTCGACTACCGCGGACTTCGTCGAGCGGTGGAAACGCTCGAGGAACTCGGAAACGTACTGGGGCTATCGTTCGTCGGTGAAACCTCAGGGACCGCAACCCTCGCTGGCGACGTCGTCGAGCTCGTTCTCGACGTCCGCGAGCGAGAGCGTGATGACGGCAACTACGAGCGCGCCGACGAGCTGCGCGACGAGCTCGAGGCGCTTGGAATCGAAGTTCAGGACACCGACGAGGGAGCGACGTATCGACTGCCATCCGGCAAATAA
- a CDS encoding lysylphosphatidylglycerol synthase transmembrane domain-containing protein — protein MKGRITIAFGISVVLLGFLILAVGWESVLASIGQATLRIYAVAFLAISGCLLFRALVWHRVLSVVDRPRPYWLVSGIVLTATFAKYVAPYGLVTSGVGVAAVVSRYYDSAYEEGLAATVSADFLNYLPYYSFGAVGASYVLFVYSPSIPLRQYTTVGVLVGSGVIALVLVAWRSQRILIDCLLRILDSARRVVARVSSTKSRHLRRENLSARFEGFSTTVELVSRNRSSMAIALVYAHLAWLGLAIALYATAQAVAMPIPFGVAILGVALSKLGFLVPTPGGVGGVEFTLASVLYLLTPMGMAIATSIAILFRFASYWFPMCLGGVISMALTLSDPLPPDAE, from the coding sequence ATGAAGGGACGAATCACGATTGCGTTCGGCATTTCGGTCGTTCTTCTCGGGTTTTTGATTCTGGCCGTCGGCTGGGAATCGGTTCTCGCGTCGATAGGTCAGGCAACCCTCCGGATCTACGCCGTCGCGTTCCTCGCGATCTCCGGGTGTCTCCTCTTCCGGGCGCTCGTCTGGCATCGGGTGTTGAGCGTCGTCGACAGGCCGCGACCGTACTGGCTCGTTTCCGGCATCGTTCTCACCGCGACCTTTGCGAAGTACGTCGCGCCTTACGGACTGGTGACCTCCGGCGTCGGCGTTGCAGCCGTCGTGAGTCGATACTACGACTCGGCATACGAGGAAGGTCTCGCTGCGACAGTGAGTGCCGATTTCCTCAATTACCTTCCGTACTACTCCTTCGGAGCGGTCGGAGCTTCCTACGTGTTGTTCGTCTACTCACCGTCGATTCCGCTCCGTCAATATACGACGGTTGGCGTTCTCGTCGGATCGGGAGTTATCGCTCTGGTCCTCGTCGCCTGGCGCTCACAGCGGATTTTGATCGATTGCCTGCTGAGAATACTCGACAGCGCTCGCCGTGTCGTTGCGCGCGTCTCGAGTACCAAATCCCGCCACCTCCGTCGAGAGAACCTGTCCGCGCGCTTCGAGGGGTTCTCGACGACGGTCGAGCTCGTCTCTCGAAACCGATCATCGATGGCCATCGCGCTGGTGTACGCACACCTCGCCTGGCTCGGTCTGGCGATCGCTCTCTACGCCACCGCACAGGCTGTGGCGATGCCGATTCCGTTTGGCGTGGCGATACTCGGCGTTGCACTTAGCAAGCTCGGATTTCTCGTGCCGACGCCGGGCGGCGTGGGTGGTGTCGAGTTCACGCTGGCCAGCGTACTGTATCTGTTGACGCCGATGGGAATGGCCATTGCGACGTCTATCGCGATCCTCTTTCGGTTCGCTTCGTACTGGTTCCCGATGTGTCTCGGCGGTGTGATCTCGATGGCGCTCACGCTTTCCGATCCGCTTCCACCGGACGCAGAGTGA
- a CDS encoding DUF7523 family protein, whose amino-acid sequence MSLAGETRRAIEDHPFLVTALRAGVVNYTAAARFLEIDGETDAIATALRRYAEELPAYETRPRDARVRMESGIGPVDPADDTAFVSVAGAALGSGGDDLTAILATGDVDALALAGVLRRLALEEIEPITAGVSDDTLIVVVDRLKGANALRAVENALEKIPTPERTA is encoded by the coding sequence ATGTCACTGGCAGGCGAAACCCGCCGTGCAATCGAGGATCATCCGTTTCTCGTCACGGCACTGCGTGCGGGCGTCGTTAACTACACCGCTGCGGCTCGATTTCTCGAGATCGACGGGGAGACAGACGCGATCGCGACGGCACTCCGACGGTACGCCGAGGAACTACCGGCGTACGAGACGAGGCCACGGGACGCTCGAGTCAGGATGGAAAGCGGAATCGGACCCGTGGATCCGGCCGACGACACCGCATTCGTCTCGGTCGCCGGCGCTGCACTCGGCTCCGGCGGTGACGATCTCACGGCGATCCTCGCCACCGGTGACGTCGACGCCCTGGCTCTGGCCGGAGTGCTTCGTCGGCTCGCGCTCGAGGAGATCGAACCGATCACGGCAGGTGTCAGCGACGATACGTTGATCGTCGTCGTCGATCGACTCAAGGGTGCAAACGCGCTCCGCGCGGTCGAAAACGCTCTCGAGAAGATACCGACTCCGGAACGTACAGCGTGA
- a CDS encoding presenilin family intramembrane aspartyl protease PSH — protein sequence MNDRIRVLVAVGVTVLLFLAVQIGALALIEPFHESERQAVENPDDPTNSFIYFGIILVATALMLAAFKYDLQWLIRALIVGVSVMLAWFVFTEFVPPVITVGPANVLAVLAALGLGVALLSYPEWYVIDATGVLMGAGAAALFGISFGLLPAILLLSVLAIYDAISVYGTEHMLDLAEGVMDLKIPVILIVPTSLSYSYLAAGSTDDVLEGDGDGDDDGDDRSRVSGDEPADEDDGSEEAGHSDDGSLDRDALFIGLGDAVIPTILVVSAAFFLEAGTLEVPGIALNLPALGALLGTIAGLLVLLYMVLKGRPHAGLPLLNGGAIGGYLIGAVASGLSIVSALGL from the coding sequence ATGAACGACCGGATTCGGGTACTCGTGGCCGTTGGCGTGACGGTGTTGCTCTTTCTCGCCGTTCAGATCGGTGCACTGGCGCTGATCGAGCCGTTCCACGAGTCCGAACGGCAGGCCGTCGAGAATCCCGACGACCCGACGAACAGTTTCATCTACTTCGGTATCATCCTCGTTGCGACCGCGCTCATGCTCGCGGCGTTCAAGTACGATCTCCAGTGGCTGATTCGAGCGCTCATCGTTGGCGTCAGCGTAATGCTCGCCTGGTTCGTCTTCACCGAGTTCGTCCCGCCCGTGATTACCGTCGGGCCGGCCAACGTCCTCGCCGTTCTCGCCGCACTCGGGTTGGGGGTGGCTTTGCTTTCGTATCCCGAGTGGTACGTCATCGACGCCACGGGGGTGTTAATGGGCGCGGGCGCTGCTGCCCTCTTCGGTATCAGTTTCGGCCTCTTGCCGGCGATCCTCTTGCTCTCGGTGCTCGCGATATACGATGCCATCAGCGTCTACGGAACCGAACACATGCTCGACCTCGCGGAGGGCGTCATGGACCTGAAGATTCCGGTAATTCTGATCGTCCCGACGTCGCTTTCGTACTCCTATCTCGCGGCCGGGAGTACCGACGACGTCCTCGAGGGCGATGGCGACGGTGACGACGATGGCGACGACCGGTCTCGAGTCAGCGGTGACGAGCCAGCGGACGAAGACGACGGTTCCGAGGAGGCTGGCCATTCGGACGACGGCTCTCTCGATCGCGATGCCCTCTTTATCGGTCTCGGTGACGCCGTTATTCCGACGATCCTCGTCGTGAGTGCCGCCTTCTTCCTCGAGGCTGGAACGCTCGAGGTTCCCGGCATCGCCCTGAACCTTCCCGCACTGGGTGCGTTGCTCGGGACGATCGCAGGACTGCTCGTGCTTCTGTACATGGTTCTGAAGGGACGTCCACACGCGGGGCTCCCGCTGCTCAACGGCGGTGCGATCGGTGGCTACCTGATCGGCGCTGTCGCGAGCGGCCTCTCGATCGTCTCTGCACTCGGTTTGTAG
- a CDS encoding heme ABC transporter ATP-binding protein, which translates to MTEDRRLQRNERRLHQPTPIGIEDVGITFGELSVLEDVSLSVDPGEFVGFVGPNGAGKTSLLRAISGAIAPSSGTITIDDTDVHAVSSRTTSRLVAVVPQDTSLSFSFPVRDVVEMGRHPHRSRFSTPTADDRAAVERALERTRTAELAARSIDEVSGGQRQRVVLARAIAQETPVLLLDEPTASLDINHQVETLELVRELVEEDRTVVAAIHDLDLAARYCDRLVLLANGSLHSTGPPSEVLTTETLAEAFDANATVTPNPVTGTTTVTTLPHGATRATDGDRSGEGERTDGGRWGRPHVHIVGSGPAAAGALTRLERAGLEVSVGPVPAGDVAAETAGGLGVDRIEIDPLSTISSRQLAAFDERVRTADATVIADLVVGPTDESRRLLESLEDADPVIVLERRASEELTTGDGAVARRYEGCRDRAHSVAPESLLGTVRDRLGSGSDSVPE; encoded by the coding sequence ATGACCGAGGATCGACGCCTCCAACGGAACGAGCGTCGGCTCCACCAGCCGACGCCGATCGGTATAGAAGACGTCGGGATCACGTTCGGAGAGCTATCGGTCCTCGAAGACGTTTCGCTCAGCGTCGATCCGGGCGAGTTCGTCGGGTTCGTCGGCCCGAACGGGGCCGGCAAAACGTCGTTGCTTCGCGCGATCAGCGGCGCTATCGCGCCGTCGTCGGGAACGATAACGATCGACGACACCGACGTTCACGCCGTTTCATCGCGGACCACGAGTCGACTGGTCGCCGTCGTTCCCCAGGATACGTCACTCTCGTTTTCGTTTCCGGTCCGGGACGTCGTGGAGATGGGACGCCATCCCCACCGATCGCGGTTCTCGACGCCGACGGCCGACGATCGTGCGGCCGTCGAACGCGCCCTCGAGCGAACGCGGACCGCGGAACTCGCGGCTCGGTCGATCGACGAAGTGAGCGGCGGTCAGCGCCAGCGGGTCGTCCTGGCACGCGCAATCGCCCAGGAGACGCCCGTACTCTTGCTCGACGAGCCGACGGCGAGCCTCGATATCAACCATCAGGTCGAGACGCTAGAGCTGGTCCGCGAACTCGTCGAGGAGGATCGAACGGTGGTTGCAGCGATCCACGATCTAGATTTAGCTGCGCGATACTGCGACCGGCTCGTTCTGCTGGCGAACGGCTCGCTACACAGCACCGGTCCTCCATCGGAGGTTCTCACGACCGAGACGCTCGCGGAGGCGTTCGACGCGAACGCCACGGTGACGCCGAATCCGGTCACCGGAACGACGACGGTGACGACACTCCCTCACGGGGCCACACGCGCCACCGACGGCGATCGATCGGGCGAGGGTGAGCGAACCGACGGCGGACGATGGGGCCGTCCACACGTACACATCGTCGGCTCCGGACCGGCCGCCGCCGGCGCGCTCACTCGTCTCGAGCGCGCGGGACTCGAGGTTTCGGTAGGACCCGTTCCGGCGGGGGATGTAGCGGCCGAAACCGCGGGAGGGCTCGGTGTCGACCGGATCGAGATCGATCCGCTCTCGACGATTTCTTCGAGGCAACTCGCCGCGTTCGACGAACGGGTTCGGACCGCCGACGCGACCGTCATCGCGGATCTCGTCGTAGGACCGACCGACGAGAGCCGACGGCTACTCGAGTCACTCGAGGACGCCGATCCGGTGATCGTTCTGGAGCGACGAGCGAGCGAAGAGCTGACCACGGGTGACGGTGCCGTCGCCCGCCGATACGAGGGGTGTCGTGACCGGGCACACAGCGTGGCTCCCGAGAGTCTTCTCGGGACGGTGCGGGACCGACTCGGCTCTGGGTCGGATTCGGTTCCGGAGTAG